The Osmerus eperlanus chromosome 25, fOsmEpe2.1, whole genome shotgun sequence genome contains a region encoding:
- the LOC134011956 gene encoding zinc finger protein 845-like, producing the protein MKTHPCDTCGKSLSSSSNLKMHMRIHTGEKPYSCDLCGKTFRQAGDLTAHHRIHTGEKPYSCDLCGKTFSSNRSFTGHRRIHSGEKPYSCDICGKTFSQAGHVRDHSRIHTGEKPYSCDLCDETFSRASSFKDHRRIHTGEKPYSCDHCGKTFSSNKSFTVHRRIHTGEKPYICDLCGKTFRQDVHFRHHRRIHTGEKLYSCDLCGKTFSSGSSLTIHRRIHTGEKPYSCDHCGKTFSSNKSFTVHRRIHNGEKPYSCDLCGQTFSSGSSLTIHRRIHTGEKPYSCDLCDKTLSSGSSLTIHRRIHTGEKPYSCDLCDKTFSRANHFTVHRRIHTGVKPYSCDLCGKTFSCDSSLTVHSRIHTGEKPYSCDLCGKTFRQTGDLTVHRRIHTGEKPYSCDLCGKTFSQAGHFRSHSRIHTGEKPYSCDLCGKTFSSDSSLTVHSRIHTGEKPYSCDLCDKTYSSGSSLTIHRRIHTGEKPYSCDLCGKTFSNASNFKVHHRIHTGEKPYSCDLCGKTFSNASNFTVHSRIHSGEKPYSCDLCDYSGKTNDHLKSHLRVHHRKKPKAVMCGANLSQQSPPERTSV; encoded by the coding sequence atGAAGACACATCCCTGTGATacatgtgggaagagcctttcctcatccagtaaCCTCAAGATGCACATGAGGATCcatactggagagaagccctacagctgtgacctctgtggtaaaacctttagacaggctGGGGATTTAACAGCTCAccacagaatccacactggagagaagccctacagctgtgacctctgtggtaaaacgtTTAGCAGTAATAGAAGTTTCACaggtcaccgcaggatccacagtggagagaagccctacagctgtgacatctgtggtaaaacatttagccaggctggccacGTCAGAgatcatagcaggatccacactggagagaagccctacagctgtgacctctgtgatgaaACCTTTAGCCGGGCTAGCAGTTTCAAAgatcaccgcagaatccacactggagagaagccctacagctgtgaccattgtggtaaaacctttagcagtaATAAAagtttcacagttcaccgcagaatccacactggagagaagccctacatctgtgacctctgtggtaaaactttTCGCCAGGATGTCCATTTTAGACATCACAGGAGGATCCATACTGGAGAGAAGctgtacagctgtgacctctgtggtaaaacctttagcagtgGTAGCAGTTTAAcaattcaccgcagaatccacactggagagaagccctacagctgtgaccattgtggtaaaacctttagcagtaATAAAagtttcacagttcaccgcaggatccacaatggagagaagccctacagctgtgacctctgtggtcaaaCCTTTAGCAGTGGTAGCAGTTTGAcaattcaccgcagaatccacactggagagaagccctacagctgtgacctctgtgataaaaccttaaGCAGTGGTAGTAGTTTGAcaattcaccgcagaatccacactggagagaagccctacagctgtgacctctgtgataaaacctttagcagagCTAACCatttcacagttcaccgcagaatccacactggagtgaagccctacagctgtgacctctgtggtaaaacattTAGCTGTGATAGCAGTTTGACAGTTCacagcagaatccacactggagagaagccctacagctgtgacctctgtggtaaaacctttagacagactggggatttgacagttcaccgcaggatccacactggagagaagccctacagctgtgacctctgtggtaaaacctttagccaggctggccatttcagatctcatagcaggatccacactggagagaagccctacagctgtgacctctgtggtaaaacctttagcagtgATAGCAGTTTGACAGTTCacagcagaatccacactggagagaagccctacagctgtgacctctgtgataaaacctacAGCAGCGGTAGCAGTTTGAcaattcaccgcagaatccacactggtgagaagccctacagctgtgacctctgtggtaaaacattTAGCAATGCTAGCAATTTCAAAGTTCAccacaggatccacactggagagaagccctacagctgtgacctctgtggtaaaacattTAGCAATGCTAGCAATttcacagttcacagcaggatccacagtggagagaagccctacagctgtgacctctgtgactatTCAGGTAAAACAAATGACCATCTGAAGAGTCACCTGCGTGTCCACCATAGGAAAAAACCCAAAGCAGTGATGTGTGGGGCCAATCtgtcccagcagtcaccacctgagagaacttctgtatga